In Halobacillus amylolyticus, the following proteins share a genomic window:
- a CDS encoding GbsR/MarR family transcriptional regulator, with protein sequence MPEKHKQDWTKYEETIEQFIQVIAKNMSLYGVTPSIGRLYGVLYFAEDPMTLDDMRSALEMSKTSMSTGVRALSDMKMVEPSFKKGVRKDLYKSEEDWYKSFTSLFGSRWRHHTETNIEEADEAIQELLTIRDHTEDESLQEKIDSDIERLQYAQNYYRWLMRFIYVVESGEIFEYVPKIDQKNNT encoded by the coding sequence TTGCCAGAAAAGCACAAGCAAGACTGGACAAAATATGAAGAGACGATTGAACAATTTATACAGGTCATAGCAAAAAACATGAGTTTATATGGAGTGACACCTTCTATCGGCCGATTGTATGGTGTGCTTTATTTCGCAGAGGACCCTATGACGCTTGACGATATGCGGTCAGCTCTTGAGATGAGTAAGACCAGCATGTCTACAGGTGTACGAGCTTTATCTGACATGAAAATGGTGGAACCGTCGTTTAAAAAAGGCGTGCGAAAGGATTTATACAAATCTGAGGAAGACTGGTATAAATCCTTTACCTCACTTTTCGGAAGCAGATGGAGACATCATACGGAAACAAATATTGAGGAAGCCGATGAGGCGATTCAAGAACTATTAACGATTAGGGATCATACGGAAGATGAATCCCTTCAAGAGAAGATTGACAGTGACATTGAGCGTTTACAATATGCTCAAAATTATTATCGATGGCTGATGCGATTCATCTATGTCGTAGAATCCGGCGAAATTTTTGAGTATGTACCTAAGATTGATCAAAAAAACAATACATGA
- a CDS encoding ATP-binding protein, translating to MRIQALHIYGFGKWRDFSITLPADDFVFISGDNEAGKSTIQTFILFVLFGLPPKKRLLYQPKTGGPVGGMLVIQTEDHGQVTIERVHDRNNGAAVCRLASGEERDEQFLRELTANLTQSAYQSIYSFSAEDLTGLHGLTGEDLGEVLLSVGLTGSDHIYQTNKRLEKELEERFKPKGKKPILNQQLHALEEVDKQRAASEAEVHQYQQVIEEKQDLVERLEEVEQIIQQQWLKSSSYSRLQKVLPLVQEYHQAVNTTYQEPVCTFPEHGEERLHRLQESLLPLESEQRLLLAKRKEKQQRKDQLQAESSPSLGAAITILGKKSVYEQADQDAQRLYDRIKRIKEQVGSELGELHIDEHELREYDLPFYIEETWRNLKNEAQVIDGEEGRVLADEHSLTVQKKRLEEQMEELRRRRPSEEEVAQHQKIVNSYVQAEAQDNSSQLNQIKQMIKEKKSASNRWFLSSLLFLIISGFSVFFASSLIVPFVILVISVGIAASAYFIRRTANDYSQLLGSIKQDVRSKELSESDYLQAKQLIEQNDRARGEYSYMKDRLRQLEHEALMVSEKGHNLQERKKRLEARIVEQTTVYPFLSSLKSPHWEQLYNLLKQVKDKQKEADDLEVELKDAQQVKLEIQGTLEDFYFTQNWEAGRQPISEKFADLAAWVEKQQAMTVEIERIQEEIDRYEEELLRVNDQISPHQTEKSNLLERANAKDVEQFYEQSMLVEQKKEREKQKEQLIVQIKSVLNQQDQADFEVWEKPKDPSGLAFEIEEIDRELQSLEDEQKSLQEHIAEKKHYLEFLESSEQHSKLLHQQSVEQAAFNEQAKEWAVYQIASKVLKSTKARYQEKYLPEVIRLAENFFVRLTLGKYDRLFIDQNAGHLVVQDEQGHLYTTSELSRGTADQLYVALRLALGESMSDTIQAPFIVDDAFVNFDETRRKVMMEILHSLSNKNQMIVFTYRKDLAEEWKGYFLPSGKTKSRIRSQIDSINDKMFSD from the coding sequence ATGAGGATACAGGCCTTGCACATTTATGGTTTCGGAAAATGGCGGGACTTCTCTATTACATTACCAGCGGATGATTTTGTTTTCATTTCGGGCGATAATGAAGCAGGGAAATCAACGATCCAAACATTCATCTTATTTGTTTTATTTGGGCTGCCTCCCAAAAAAAGATTGCTTTACCAACCGAAGACAGGCGGACCTGTAGGTGGGATGCTCGTTATACAGACGGAGGATCATGGACAGGTAACGATTGAGCGGGTTCATGACCGAAATAATGGGGCGGCTGTCTGCCGGCTTGCTAGTGGTGAAGAACGGGATGAACAGTTTCTTAGGGAATTAACGGCTAATCTTACACAATCAGCCTATCAATCCATTTACAGTTTTAGCGCGGAGGATTTAACGGGGCTGCATGGCTTAACAGGTGAAGATTTAGGGGAGGTTCTGCTTAGTGTTGGTTTAACAGGCTCTGATCATATTTATCAAACGAACAAAAGACTTGAAAAGGAACTTGAGGAACGCTTTAAACCGAAAGGGAAAAAGCCAATCCTCAATCAACAACTCCATGCTTTGGAGGAAGTGGACAAGCAGCGGGCTGCTTCAGAAGCTGAAGTTCACCAATATCAACAAGTTATTGAAGAAAAACAGGACCTAGTTGAGAGGCTTGAAGAAGTGGAGCAGATCATTCAGCAGCAATGGTTAAAAAGCTCAAGCTATTCTCGACTTCAAAAGGTTCTGCCTCTCGTGCAAGAATATCACCAAGCTGTAAATACGACTTACCAAGAGCCTGTTTGCACTTTCCCTGAACATGGGGAAGAGAGGCTGCATAGACTACAAGAATCCTTATTGCCCTTAGAAAGTGAACAACGGCTGTTACTGGCTAAACGTAAAGAGAAACAGCAGCGCAAAGACCAATTACAAGCCGAGTCCTCACCATCACTTGGTGCAGCAATAACGATTTTAGGCAAAAAATCAGTCTATGAGCAGGCTGATCAGGACGCCCAGCGCTTATACGACAGGATCAAAAGGATAAAGGAACAAGTAGGTTCGGAATTAGGTGAACTACATATTGACGAGCATGAACTCCGTGAATATGATCTTCCTTTTTATATTGAAGAAACATGGCGAAATTTAAAAAACGAGGCACAGGTTATTGATGGAGAAGAAGGAAGAGTCCTTGCAGACGAACATTCTTTAACAGTACAGAAAAAGCGGCTTGAAGAGCAGATGGAGGAACTGAGACGCAGACGACCTAGTGAAGAAGAAGTGGCTCAGCACCAGAAGATCGTCAACTCATATGTACAAGCAGAGGCCCAGGATAATAGTTCGCAATTAAATCAGATAAAACAGATGATTAAAGAAAAGAAATCAGCAAGCAATCGATGGTTTCTCAGTTCTTTACTGTTCCTTATAATAAGTGGTTTCTCAGTTTTTTTTGCTTCAAGCTTAATCGTGCCTTTCGTTATCCTAGTTATTAGCGTTGGGATAGCAGCATCTGCCTATTTCATTAGACGAACAGCTAATGATTATAGTCAATTGCTTGGGAGCATAAAGCAAGACGTAAGGTCGAAAGAATTAAGTGAGTCGGACTATTTGCAAGCCAAACAGCTGATTGAACAGAATGACCGGGCTCGAGGCGAATATTCGTATATGAAGGATCGCTTAAGACAGTTGGAACATGAAGCACTGATGGTTAGTGAAAAGGGCCATAATCTCCAAGAACGTAAGAAACGTTTAGAAGCGCGCATTGTTGAACAAACAACGGTTTATCCATTCTTATCTTCACTGAAATCGCCACACTGGGAACAGCTTTACAACTTGTTAAAACAAGTTAAAGACAAGCAAAAAGAAGCGGATGATTTAGAGGTGGAACTAAAGGATGCACAACAAGTAAAGTTAGAAATACAAGGAACGTTAGAGGATTTTTATTTCACCCAAAATTGGGAAGCTGGCAGGCAACCAATATCAGAAAAATTTGCGGATTTAGCAGCCTGGGTAGAAAAACAACAAGCGATGACTGTTGAAATCGAACGGATCCAAGAAGAAATTGATCGTTATGAAGAGGAGCTGCTGCGTGTCAATGATCAAATCAGCCCACATCAAACAGAAAAATCGAACCTGTTGGAACGTGCTAACGCCAAAGATGTGGAGCAATTTTATGAACAGTCCATGCTCGTTGAACAAAAAAAAGAACGAGAGAAGCAAAAAGAACAATTAATTGTACAGATAAAAAGTGTGTTGAACCAACAAGATCAAGCTGACTTCGAAGTTTGGGAAAAGCCCAAAGATCCATCTGGACTTGCGTTTGAAATCGAGGAGATAGACAGGGAACTTCAATCGCTTGAGGATGAACAGAAATCATTACAAGAGCACATAGCTGAAAAAAAACACTACCTTGAATTTCTTGAAAGTTCTGAGCAACACTCAAAGCTCCTTCACCAACAATCTGTTGAACAAGCCGCATTCAATGAACAAGCAAAGGAGTGGGCAGTTTACCAGATCGCGTCCAAAGTATTAAAGTCTACAAAGGCACGTTATCAAGAAAAGTACCTTCCTGAAGTGATCAGGCTTGCTGAGAATTTCTTTGTTCGTTTAACGCTTGGGAAATATGATCGATTATTTATAGATCAGAATGCTGGCCATTTAGTAGTTCAGGACGAACAAGGTCATCTTTATACAACAAGCGAATTATCAAGAGGTACGGCTGATCAACTATATGTTGCACTCAGGCTGGCTTTGGGTGAATCGATGTCTGATACAATTCAAGCCCCGTTCATTGTGGACGATGCTTTTGTCAACTTTGATGAAACAAGGAGAAAGGTTATGATGGAGATCCTTCATTCATTATCGAACAAGAATCAGATGATTGTTTTTACGTATAGAAAGGATCTGGCTGAAGAGTGGAAAGGATATTTCCTTCCCTCTGGAAAAACTAAATCAAGGATTAGGTCGCAAATTGACAGTATTAATGATAAAATGTTTTCAGATTAG
- a CDS encoding metallophosphoesterase family protein, protein MHTLRFIHSADLHLDSPFKGRGRLPEVLREQMRASTFEAFERLIKQAIHHRVDFVLIVGDLFNEETRSLKAQVQLREGFKRLEKHDIAVFISYGNHDYIQGMRYPITYPSNVHSFDQETVQALPFYQDNIHLANIYGFSYVNREVKDRKVKEFIKEGTPVYHIGMLHGSLEANNEHDVYAPFKLEELRHQPMDYWALGHIHKRQHLSQHPPVVYPGNIQGRSRKEQGMKGCSLVQLEENDIQHTFIPLHSFAFEEVSLPVETLERPEELEAIFEQAKKEVQADYPVMLSVTLYGRNGALQKWKTEGVLQEWVDMINEAEDLEKSWIWIDDITVHDRPAFDMEELSTGHHFTGEYIRNAEQLTSEEWRKHLSPLYQNRRAAKYLDPLVESDYKEIIERAKQLVVEQLLSKGELNE, encoded by the coding sequence ATGCATACACTTCGCTTTATACATAGTGCCGACTTGCATCTCGATAGCCCGTTTAAAGGAAGAGGCAGGCTTCCGGAAGTGCTAAGAGAACAAATGCGTGCAAGCACTTTTGAAGCATTTGAGCGGTTAATTAAACAAGCGATACACCACCGTGTGGATTTTGTATTGATCGTTGGGGATTTATTTAATGAAGAAACGAGAAGCTTAAAAGCACAGGTGCAGCTTCGAGAAGGATTTAAACGTTTGGAAAAACATGATATTGCTGTGTTTATCAGCTATGGAAACCATGATTACATTCAGGGAATGCGTTATCCGATTACATATCCGAGTAATGTCCATAGCTTTGATCAAGAAACTGTCCAGGCACTGCCTTTCTACCAAGATAATATCCATCTTGCTAACATTTATGGGTTCAGCTATGTAAATCGTGAGGTGAAAGATAGAAAAGTAAAGGAATTCATTAAAGAGGGGACACCTGTCTATCACATTGGCATGCTTCATGGAAGCCTTGAAGCAAACAATGAGCATGATGTTTACGCCCCTTTTAAACTAGAAGAATTGCGTCACCAGCCTATGGATTATTGGGCGCTTGGACACATCCATAAACGTCAGCATTTATCACAGCATCCTCCTGTTGTATATCCGGGAAATATTCAAGGGCGATCCCGTAAGGAGCAAGGTATGAAGGGATGTTCGTTAGTGCAGCTCGAGGAAAATGATATCCAACATACCTTTATTCCGCTGCATAGCTTTGCATTTGAGGAAGTCTCCCTTCCTGTCGAGACTTTGGAGCGGCCTGAAGAGTTAGAGGCTATATTTGAACAAGCGAAAAAAGAAGTCCAAGCCGATTATCCAGTCATGTTGAGCGTGACTTTGTATGGAAGAAATGGAGCCTTGCAAAAGTGGAAGACAGAAGGAGTTCTGCAAGAGTGGGTGGATATGATCAACGAAGCCGAGGATTTAGAAAAATCATGGATTTGGATTGATGATATCACGGTTCACGATCGCCCCGCTTTTGACATGGAAGAGTTGAGTACGGGCCATCACTTTACTGGTGAATACATACGAAATGCTGAACAGCTCACCTCAGAAGAGTGGAGGAAGCATTTATCGCCTTTATATCAAAATCGACGAGCTGCAAAATACTTGGACCCATTAGTTGAATCAGATTATAAAGAAATTATAGAACGAGCCAAGCAGTTAGTTGTTGAACAGCTATTGTCCAAAGGGGAGCTGAATGAATGA
- a CDS encoding Fic family protein, translating into MLHAFFVGIHPFIDGNKRVSRLLLNLELMKDDFPPIVIKVKNRLDYYGALDKAH; encoded by the coding sequence ATGTTACATGCCTTTTTTGTCGGGATTCATCCCTTCATCGACGGAAACAAACGTGTGTCACGCTTGTTATTAAATTTAGAACTAATGAAGGATGACTTTCCACCAATAGTCATTAAAGTAAAAAATCGATTGGATTATTACGGAGCATTAGATAAAGCTCACTAA
- a CDS encoding nucleotidyltransferase domain-containing protein, with protein MTEIKEIGSLCSVDDKGYLINQSDPKKINNKFQEVIQRIKESCLSVLPKEIHSIYIRGSVPRGLDIEGVSDVDIIIVTYSNPQDIDLDWVEETEQFIDQKFPFINGVELGFCPLSEVEESKYCSMIPFILKTYGICVYGENLISKLPDYKPDSSLANEHLIHLTSLIDKAKHDLTGNDDIEDIKDCCSWIMRIIVRAGLALVIVQEQSYTRDLFPAFKLFSKHYPEKEQEMRTALWYAINPLSNSEEILELLDHFGIWMKEEAENWLKVYNPKREIHLPL; from the coding sequence ATGACTGAAATTAAAGAAATAGGATCTTTATGTTCTGTAGACGACAAAGGCTATTTAATAAACCAGTCTGATCCCAAAAAAATCAATAATAAATTTCAAGAAGTAATCCAAAGAATAAAGGAAAGCTGTCTTTCCGTTTTACCAAAGGAAATTCACAGCATTTATATAAGAGGATCTGTGCCAAGAGGGTTAGACATTGAAGGTGTATCTGATGTTGACATAATAATAGTAACCTATTCTAATCCTCAAGATATTGACCTTGATTGGGTGGAGGAGACTGAACAATTCATTGATCAGAAATTCCCTTTTATAAACGGTGTAGAATTAGGATTCTGCCCTTTAAGTGAGGTTGAGGAGTCAAAATATTGCTCCATGATTCCGTTTATTCTAAAAACCTATGGTATTTGTGTTTATGGTGAAAACCTAATAAGTAAGCTCCCTGATTATAAACCCGACAGCTCCTTGGCGAATGAACACCTCATTCATTTAACATCTCTGATTGATAAAGCCAAGCATGATTTAACGGGAAATGACGACATTGAGGACATTAAGGATTGCTGTTCATGGATCATGAGAATTATTGTGAGGGCTGGTCTTGCGCTTGTCATTGTTCAAGAACAGTCGTACACAAGGGATCTATTCCCAGCCTTTAAACTATTTTCGAAGCATTATCCTGAAAAAGAGCAAGAGATGAGAACAGCGCTTTGGTACGCAATCAACCCCTTATCAAATTCAGAAGAAATATTGGAATTATTGGATCACTTTGGAATTTGGATGAAGGAAGAAGCAGAGAATTGGCTTAAAGTTTATAACCCAAAAAGGGAAATACATCTACCGCTTTGA
- a CDS encoding ABC transporter permease, translating into MYKFFIMVGHTFTNRVKTKSFLITTLVTLALIVAVTNIQTIIGTFSGEDETDRVAVITDNEEWFQTLEGTAAINNSFEIEMYDKSLDEAKEAVEEGTYQSVVEITTGESNLPEATYYANQIASAGHSDQIKQALQQIKVGIATEEAGVDQATLQQISSPVAFETVSLEESAKSEEELAQTRGLVYVMLFLLYMSVIMYGSMIATEVATEKSSRVMEILISSVSPVSQMFAKIIGIALVGMLQFCLILIVGYFGVTQNGGEGSMMAAFGLTNIQGSIIAYAVLFFILGYLLYATLAATLGSLVSRLEDAQQMIAPMIYLILAAFFISVFGLNAPESTFVTVSSYFPFFSPLIMFLRVGMLDIPVWEVILSVGVLVASIAILAWFGARIYSGGVLLYGKSSSFKDIKKAMQLSKKEK; encoded by the coding sequence ATGTATAAGTTTTTCATCATGGTAGGTCACACGTTTACGAATCGAGTGAAGACAAAATCATTTCTAATTACAACACTTGTAACGTTAGCACTGATCGTAGCTGTAACAAATATTCAAACGATCATTGGTACATTCAGCGGCGAGGATGAGACAGATCGTGTGGCTGTTATAACTGATAATGAAGAATGGTTCCAGACCCTTGAAGGAACGGCAGCAATTAATAATTCTTTTGAAATAGAAATGTATGACAAGTCTTTAGATGAAGCGAAAGAAGCGGTGGAGGAAGGTACATATCAATCCGTAGTTGAAATTACTACGGGTGAGAGCAATCTGCCAGAAGCCACTTATTATGCCAATCAAATTGCTTCAGCTGGACATAGTGATCAAATTAAGCAAGCTTTGCAGCAAATTAAAGTTGGGATTGCTACAGAGGAGGCTGGTGTGGATCAAGCGACATTACAGCAAATATCATCACCTGTAGCATTTGAAACCGTATCATTGGAGGAAAGCGCAAAATCTGAAGAAGAACTAGCACAGACACGTGGATTAGTCTATGTCATGCTCTTCCTGCTCTATATGTCTGTCATTATGTATGGCAGTATGATCGCAACTGAGGTTGCTACAGAAAAATCGAGTAGGGTAATGGAAATCTTAATCTCAAGTGTGTCACCTGTATCACAAATGTTTGCTAAAATTATCGGCATTGCCTTGGTCGGGATGTTGCAGTTTTGTTTAATCCTGATAGTCGGCTATTTTGGTGTTACCCAAAATGGTGGAGAAGGATCAATGATGGCAGCGTTTGGATTAACTAATATTCAAGGTTCGATCATCGCCTATGCAGTTTTATTCTTTATCCTTGGTTATTTGCTTTATGCGACGCTTGCAGCAACACTTGGGTCGCTCGTTAGTCGTTTGGAGGATGCCCAGCAGATGATTGCACCGATGATTTATTTAATCTTAGCGGCCTTCTTTATTTCTGTATTTGGATTGAACGCTCCTGAGTCCACCTTTGTGACAGTTTCGTCCTACTTTCCATTCTTTTCACCACTCATCATGTTTTTGCGTGTGGGCATGTTAGATATTCCGGTTTGGGAAGTCATTCTTTCCGTTGGGGTTCTAGTCGCTTCTATCGCCATTCTTGCATGGTTTGGTGCTCGTATCTATAGCGGTGGTGTCCTGCTTTACGGGAAATCATCATCGTTTAAAGATATTAAAAAAGCAATGCAGTTATCGAAAAAAGAAAAGTGA
- a CDS encoding ABC transporter ATP-binding protein: MTLRLNNVTKRFGSHVAVNHLSIEIPEKQIFGFLGANGAGKTTTFRMILGLLQETEGTISWNDGEIGYDQSHLIGYLPEERGLYPKMKVRDQLVYLAKLRGMSKTDSLKELDYWLERFKVPDYKTKKVEELSKGNQQKIQFISAVLHKPKLLILDEPFSGLDPVNVEMLKEAVVDLKESGMSIVFSSHRMEHVEELCENLCILHHGSPVVHGHLKDIKRSFGKKNVRVKADFDVQFLKDIPGVTKYKAFGEGCELQVESEEVSQKIFKELNGRGFVRTFNLEEPSLNDIFIEKVGASYV, from the coding sequence GTGACGCTAAGACTTAATAATGTTACAAAAAGGTTTGGATCGCATGTCGCGGTCAATCATTTATCAATCGAAATACCAGAAAAACAAATATTTGGTTTTCTCGGGGCGAATGGTGCAGGTAAAACGACGACTTTTAGAATGATACTTGGATTATTACAAGAAACAGAAGGTACGATTTCCTGGAATGATGGGGAAATTGGCTATGATCAAAGTCATCTAATTGGCTACTTGCCGGAGGAGAGAGGACTTTATCCTAAAATGAAGGTTCGTGACCAGCTTGTCTACTTAGCAAAGCTTCGTGGCATGAGTAAGACAGATTCACTGAAGGAGTTAGATTATTGGCTGGAGCGTTTTAAAGTTCCTGACTACAAGACGAAAAAAGTGGAGGAGCTTTCCAAAGGTAATCAGCAAAAAATACAGTTCATATCTGCCGTATTACATAAACCGAAGCTGTTAATCCTGGATGAACCTTTTTCAGGTCTTGATCCTGTCAATGTTGAAATGCTGAAAGAAGCGGTGGTGGATTTGAAAGAATCAGGCATGTCTATTGTATTTTCGTCTCACAGGATGGAACATGTAGAAGAGTTGTGCGAAAATTTATGTATTCTTCATCATGGATCTCCTGTTGTCCACGGACATTTAAAAGATATTAAGCGTTCCTTTGGAAAGAAAAATGTTCGTGTAAAAGCAGATTTTGATGTGCAATTTTTGAAGGATATTCCTGGTGTAACCAAATATAAAGCATTTGGAGAAGGCTGTGAATTACAAGTGGAAAGTGAAGAAGTATCCCAAAAGATTTTCAAGGAATTAAATGGGCGTGGTTTTGTCCGTACGTTTAATTTGGAAGAACCTTCTTTAAACGATATTTTTATCGAGAAAGTAGGTGCCTCTTATGTATAA
- a CDS encoding YhzD family protein, which produces MKKYFLTVFEKDGTNVLDDSFEAENDSEAKKIGEGKLEEQGYQEYTHRCVAPEGHLVLFHR; this is translated from the coding sequence ATGAAGAAATACTTTCTAACTGTATTCGAAAAAGACGGAACCAATGTATTAGATGATTCATTTGAAGCTGAAAATGATTCAGAAGCAAAGAAAATTGGAGAGGGCAAACTTGAAGAACAGGGATATCAAGAATATACCCATCGCTGTGTAGCCCCAGAAGGTCATCTTGTTTTATTTCACAGGTAA
- a CDS encoding YlbF family regulator, with protein MANIYDHAYDLEKAIRNSEEFTGLKEAYEAVMNEESAKKMFEDFRQTQITLQQKQMQGEEISEEEVEQARQVVELVQQHPQISKLMEEEQRLNTVINDVSKIITKPLEELYGNPEEPQQ; from the coding sequence ATGGCTAATATTTATGATCACGCATATGATCTTGAAAAAGCAATTCGCAACAGTGAAGAGTTCACAGGACTAAAAGAAGCATATGAAGCGGTAATGAACGAAGAATCTGCGAAAAAAATGTTCGAAGACTTCCGTCAAACACAAATCACTCTTCAACAGAAGCAAATGCAAGGGGAAGAAATTAGTGAAGAAGAAGTGGAACAGGCACGTCAAGTGGTTGAACTTGTCCAACAGCATCCACAAATTTCTAAGCTGATGGAAGAAGAACAGCGTCTTAACACGGTAATTAATGACGTAAGCAAAATTATTACAAAGCCTCTTGAAGAGCTTTACGGTAATCCTGAAGAACCACAGCAATAA
- a CDS encoding DUF445 domain-containing protein produces MDAFVLILFMMLIGAAIGGVTNHLAIKMLFRPYKAIKIGKFQLPFTPGLIPKRREELSRQLGEMVVNHLLTADGLRRKINGQGFENQLTTFAQEEIEKLLNKNETMQEFLGSLEIDLNKDRLEESVSFWVEERYESMMSETREQKVGDLLSDSWKGKLEGGADQFSVYIQDRIVRYLDSHEGKERIAALIDDYLDNQGFLGNMIASFMGSERLIDRVHPVLIKYVSAKEATDWLQAMIHTEIKKSLDQPVKVFEEKIGKESIASTLGKAVSQALPIEKWMSRSIADWTKPLQSKVILDVVPVMVPKFTDMLSSRIDRMMASMNLSGIVEEQVASFPVERLEEIVLGISRREFKMITYLGALLGGMIGVIQGIIVLFLG; encoded by the coding sequence ATGGATGCATTTGTGTTAATTTTATTTATGATGTTGATTGGAGCTGCGATTGGTGGTGTGACAAACCATTTGGCTATTAAAATGCTTTTTCGTCCATATAAAGCGATTAAGATCGGTAAGTTTCAGCTTCCTTTCACACCAGGTTTGATACCAAAGCGACGCGAAGAATTGTCCCGTCAGCTAGGTGAAATGGTTGTGAATCATTTATTAACCGCGGATGGATTAAGACGGAAAATTAACGGTCAGGGCTTTGAAAACCAACTGACTACGTTTGCTCAAGAAGAAATAGAGAAGCTGTTGAATAAGAATGAGACCATGCAGGAGTTCTTGGGATCCTTAGAAATTGACCTGAATAAAGATCGTCTGGAAGAATCAGTATCCTTTTGGGTAGAAGAAAGATACGAATCAATGATGAGCGAAACAAGGGAGCAAAAAGTAGGGGATTTACTCTCAGACAGCTGGAAAGGCAAACTGGAGGGTGGTGCTGATCAATTCTCTGTCTATATTCAAGATCGAATTGTGAGGTACTTGGATAGTCACGAGGGAAAAGAAAGAATTGCCGCCCTCATAGATGATTATTTAGACAACCAGGGCTTTTTAGGAAATATGATCGCTTCCTTTATGGGATCTGAAAGGCTTATTGATCGCGTGCACCCCGTACTTATTAAATATGTTTCGGCCAAAGAGGCTACGGATTGGTTACAGGCGATGATCCATACAGAAATAAAAAAGTCATTAGACCAACCTGTTAAAGTTTTCGAAGAGAAAATAGGCAAGGAATCAATTGCTAGTACACTTGGGAAGGCTGTTAGCCAAGCACTGCCCATTGAGAAGTGGATGTCTCGTTCTATAGCAGATTGGACGAAACCGCTGCAGTCAAAAGTTATTCTCGATGTTGTCCCGGTGATGGTACCTAAATTCACGGATATGTTGTCTTCAAGGATAGACCGGATGATGGCGTCAATGAATCTATCCGGGATTGTTGAAGAACAGGTCGCTTCCTTTCCTGTTGAACGGTTAGAAGAAATAGTACTCGGTATTTCAAGACGAGAATTTAAAATGATCACGTATTTAGGGGCACTTCTAGGTGGAATGATCGGAGTGATCCAGGGGATTATTGTGCTGTTTCTCGGATAA
- a CDS encoding metal-sensitive transcriptional regulator: protein MDQVKERDQYGQETKNRLKRIEGQVRGVLKMMEEEKECKDVVTQLSAARSAMDRAIGYIVARNLESSIKQSQEEDESSEEKIEEAVRMIVKSR, encoded by the coding sequence ATGGATCAGGTGAAAGAAAGAGATCAGTACGGTCAGGAAACAAAGAATCGTTTGAAACGTATAGAGGGGCAAGTACGCGGTGTCCTTAAAATGATGGAGGAAGAAAAAGAATGTAAAGATGTTGTCACCCAACTTTCTGCAGCTCGATCTGCAATGGATCGAGCGATCGGCTATATCGTGGCGAGAAATTTAGAATCAAGTATTAAACAATCACAAGAAGAAGACGAATCTTCTGAAGAGAAGATTGAGGAAGCGGTTCGAATGATCGTGAAGAGCCGCTAA